The window GGCCACTTTTGAAACCGTTGGTGACCGCTCCGGAGTTTCATGGGGAAAGCGGGATGGACGGTCCGGTTTTGCCGGAACCGAAGATTAAAGCCCGGGCGCAACACGCGGTTGATTTCATCATTGAGGCGGTCATGGCCGAGGAGGATGTTACGCTGATCGCGACCGGCCCCTTGACCAATATTGCGGCTGCGCTCCACCGGAACCCGGCGATTGCCAAACGAGTCCGGGAAATCGTAATTATGGGCGGATCGGTCACCTTCGGGAATTGGACACCGGCGGCGGAATTCAATATCTATGTCGACCCGGAGGCCGCGGCAAAGGTCTTTAATTCCGGGGCTTGGGTCAAGATGACCGGGGTCAATTTGACCCGGCAGTGTTTGATCACGGCAAAAGAGATGAACGAGTTTCGAAAGCTTGGGACCAGGGCCGGGCAGTTTGCGGCCGATCTGGTTGCTTATTTCATCGAAGCCTGTGAAAAAACAGCCCAGCTTCCGGGGGCGAATTTGCACGACGCGTGTGCGGTGGCGTGGGTAATTGACCCCGGTTTGATCACCGCGGCCCCCACGCATATTGATGTGGAATTGACAGGGGAATTGACCCGCGGGATGACGGTCTGTGATTACCGGCATTTGCGCGGGGCCGATCCGAAAACTGATTTATACCGCACACCCACGATGCCGTTCCGCGGAAAGGCCCCGAATGCCGAGGCGGCCTTGGAACTTGATTTCCCCGGTTTTATGGATTTATTGTACCGTACCTTGCGGGCTTACCGGTAAAGGACTCTTTAGGGAACGGCTGGTTGGAGGATGCTTGGTGATGGTTGGCCATAGAGCGTTGGCAAGTACCGTGGCGAAGCGGCTTCTTGAGGAGGCAACTAAGTCTGGGTGGTGGGGACAATCCGCTATGATTTTGTCATCTTCGATTATGATGGGACTTTGGCCGATACGAAAGAGGATGTTTGGCGTTCGCTGGAATACGCTTGCTCCTTTTTCAATTGCCGGATTCCCCCTGCCTTTCGGGCGAGACCCAGCAATTTGGCGTTATCCGAAGCGGAGCTTTTTGCGGTTCTTTGCCCAGGGGTTGGTGCGGAACATTTTGCCGCCTTTTGCGCCCACCTCAAACACCACTACCGGGTGCTCAACGACTTTTCCCGGACAAACCTGTACCCCGGGATCCGGGATTTACTGGGGAAACTAAGGGAAAAGCAGACGAAATGTTATATCGCCTCGCTGAAGCCGGCGGTACCCCTGACCAAACTCCTCAAGCAGCAGGGGATCGCAAATTACTTTACGAAGTGGCTTACCCCCGATTACCGACCGGGGGCAACTTTGACCAAGAGCGAAATGGTTAGGAGCATCCGGAAGGAGCATCCGGCGGCCAGGGGGGGTGATGGTCGGGGATTCCTGCTCCGACGTGGTCGCCGGGCGGGAAAACGGCCTGGTCACCATCGGTGTGCTTTATGGCGACGGGGATACCGAACGTTTGCGCTGCGCCCGGCCGGATTTTATCGTCAAGACAGCAGAAGAATTGATCCCGTTGCTAACAGGATAAAGGGGAGTGGCCCATGGAGAACTTTGTTTTTCAGAATACCACAAAGATTATTTTCGGAAAGAACACGGAAACCCAGGTTGGCATGGAGACCAAAGCCTATGCCGACCGGGTGTTCCTGCATTATGGGGGCGGCAGTATCAAACGGACCGGCCTCTATGACCGGGTGGTGGCTTCGTTGAAGGCGGCCGGGGTCCCGTCTGCCGGTGATGTTTGGGATTTCTTTACCGGGAAAAGCCGGATCGAAACGGCCTTGCCGATCGGGGTGGTCTTGACGATTCCGGCGGCTGGCAGTGAGACCAGTACGGCAAGTGTGATTACCAATGATGAAGGTGCTTTGAAGCGGGATGTGAGTGCGGAACCGTTGCAGCCTAAATTCGCCATTCTCAACCCGGAATTGACTTACACCCTTCCGGCTTACCAAACGGCTTGCGGCGTGGCGGATATTATGGCCCATGTCATGGAAAGGTATTTTACGAAAGTGAAAGGGACAGACCTGACCGACCGGTTGTGTGAAGCTACCTTACGGACAGTGATCAAATATGCGCCACTGGCTTTACAAAAACCTACGGATTATGAGGCGCGTGCCCAAATTATGTGGGCCGGGACGATTGCTCACAATGCATTGTTGGGAACCGGCCGGATCGGGGACTGGGCTTCACACCTGATTGAGCACGAGATCAGCGGGATCTATGATGTACCCCATGGGGCCGGGTTGGCGGTGGTCTTTCCGGCTTGGATGCGGTACGTCTATCAGGAGGATGTAAACATCTTTGCTCGCTTTGCGGTACGGGTTTGGGATATTGAGCCGGATTTTGCCGCGCCGGAAAGTACGGCTCTGGCCGGAATTGAGCGACTTAAGGACTTCTTCCGCGGCCTGGGATTGCCGGTTACCTTGGAGGAGTTGCAGGTAGGAACGGACCGGTTGGCGGAGATGGCTGCCAAGTGTGCGCGGAACGGACCGATTGGCAATTTTAAACGGCTGAATGAAAAGGATGTTTATGCGATCTATAGGTTAGCCAGTGCGGAGAAAAACGGGGGGAGCTGACCGGTTTTCGAAGGAATAAAGTTGGGGTTGAAATCTTGTATAATCATGATATAATTTAAGTGAAGGATGGATAGTCAAGACCTCGATAGGTGGTGAGAGACATGGTTTTTCATCTCTCTAGAGAAGAGGTCCTGAAAGTTTGTAGAGATTGTAGCCATTATAGCCAAATGGATGACACTTGCCGTGCAGAGGAGGCCCCCCGGACCTTAGAACTAGTGCGGAAATGTCAAAAATGGGATGACTACTTTGGTGGGAAATGTTTGTTCCGTGGTTAAACGCGGACCGAGCTGCTTTACTCACAACAAGAAACATATGGGCCTGTAGCTCAGCTGGGAGAGCGCTGCGTTCGCATCGCAGAGGTCAAGGGTTCGAATCCCTCCAGGTCCACCAAAATTTAAAACAATCCGCCATCGCTTGATGGCGGTTTTTTTTGCCCAACAACGATAACCAGTGGTTGTCGGGGTTTGAAGGATGACGGATTTTTATGGAGAACCTAATAGGGCGAAGGATTCGAAGCTTTACAAAGGAATTTGGGCGGGGCGGTTAAAGGAGAAGTGGTCGAATGAAGTTACCTGAAGAGTTTAAACAAAAAATGCAGTGCCTAATGGGGCAGGAAGAATACGAAATTTTTATGCGCGAACTAAGACGGAAAGTCATGATCCAGAGTTTGCGGGTGAATACCAAGAAAATTACGGTTGCGGAGTTTCTCCGGATTTTTCCTTATGAACTAACTCCGGTCCCGTGGTGCGCGGAAGGTTTTTATCTTCCCAAGGGATTCAAAGCTTCCATGCACCCTTATTATTACGCGGGCCTCTATTATCTCCAGGACCCCAGCGCGATGCTGCCGGTGGTTGCTTTGGCACCAAGGCCGGGTGAACGGATCTTGGATCTTTGCTCGGCACCGGGCGGAAAGGCAACCCAGATTGGGGCCGCCACCACCGACCGGAGTTTCCTGGTGCTCAATGATATCAACCCGAAACGGACGAAAGCCCTCCTGAAGAATGTGGAGAATTTTGGGCTGACGAATATGGTGGTCACCAATAACCAACCCCAGGAACTGGCGGCGGTGTTTTCCGGTTATTTTGACCGGGTCCTGGTGGATGCGCCCTGTTCCGGGGAAGGGATGTTCCGGCGGGAGCCGCGGCTGATGATTGCCTGGCGCCGGGATTATCACCCGAAGGTCTGCACCCCCATTCAGGCGGAGTTGTTAAACTATGCCGCTCAGATGGTTGCCCCCGGCGGGCGTCTGGTCTATTCGACTTGTACCTTCTCGCCGGAGGAGAATGAGTTACAAGTCAAGAACTTTCTGGCGCGCCACCCCGATTTTGATCTGGTCGGGATCGACCTGGCAGGGGTTAGCCCGGGCCGGGCGGAATGGGCGGGGGATGAGCAGCTTAAAAAAACCGGCCGGATCTGGCCTCACCTGTCCCGCGGGGAAGGGCAGTTTGCCGCCATTTTGGTGAAAACAACAACCGGCACCAGAGGTGAAGGGGGCCGGTTTGTCCATGCGGAACCGGCGGCCGCCAGTCTGAAGCCGTTTTGGGATTTCTGTGCGGAAGTGGGAATTACGCCGCCCACGGGCCGTTTTTTCCAAAAAGGTGACGACCTTTTGCTCCTGCCGCCGGAGTTGCCGGATCTCAGTGGTTTGAATGTAGTCAGGCTCGGCCTGTTTTTGGGCGAAGTACGTCACGACCAATTTATTCCAGCACACCCGCTGGCATTGGCGCTCGAACGGCAGCAAGCGGAGCGTCAACTCGAGCTGGCGCCGAACGGTGCAGAAGTGATTAAATACCTGAAGGGCGATACTTTGCTGGCGACGGAAGCGACCCCGCCCGGCAACGGTTGGCTTCTGGTGACCACCGGCGGGTTTCCGCTCGGTTGGGCGAAGCGCGTGGGGAATCTGGTCAAGAACTACTACCCTCCGGCTTGGCGGATAAAGTAGCCGGGGGGAAAAGATGAAAATTCGGTGTGATGTTCGAAACGAGGAGCACTGAAATGGGAAAACGGCAACGGCTTGATAAAATATTGTCTCATACCGGTTTTGGCTCACGGCGGGAAGTAAGGGACCTCTTGCGCGCCCGCCGGGTCATGGTCAACGGGCAAGTAGTGACCGGTGGTGAGCTTGGGATCGACCCGGAGCAAGATTTGGTGCTGGTTGATGGGCAGCCCGTTCAATACCGGGAATTTACTTATCTGATGCTAAACAAACCGGCCGGTTACCTTACCGCGACGAGGGACCGGTATGCGCCCACCGTTTTGGACCTGGTTCCGGAGCGTTGGCGGGCGCGGCGGCTGGCACCCGTCGGCAGGCTGGATAAAGATACGGAAGGGCTTTTGCTTTTGACCAATGACGGTGCTTTGGCCCACCGCCTTTTGGCACCCAATTCCCGGATTCCCAAGACCTACCTGGTCCGGGTGGACAAACCGGTGACGCCGGCCGAACTGGAAACATTGGCGACCGGAGTGGTCCTGGATGATGGGTACCGGACTCTGCCGGCGCAAGCCAGATCTGTCAATAGCGAAAATACGGAGTTGGAGTTGACGCTTTTTGAAGGAAAGTATCATCAAGTGAAGAGAATGCTAAAAG of the Capillibacterium thermochitinicola genome contains:
- a CDS encoding nucleoside hydrolase → MRKVILDCDPGHDDAFAIMLAAQHLDLLGITTIGGNGILENVTTNALKVLEVIGRPEIPVYKGHAGPLLKPLVTAPEFHGESGMDGPVLPEPKIKARAQHAVDFIIEAVMAEEDVTLIATGPLTNIAAALHRNPAIAKRVREIVIMGGSVTFGNWTPAAEFNIYVDPEAAAKVFNSGAWVKMTGVNLTRQCLITAKEMNEFRKLGTRAGQFAADLVAYFIEACEKTAQLPGANLHDACAVAWVIDPGLITAAPTHIDVELTGELTRGMTVCDYRHLRGADPKTDLYRTPTMPFRGKAPNAEAALELDFPGFMDLLYRTLRAYR
- a CDS encoding HAD family hydrolase: MVGDSCSDVVAGRENGLVTIGVLYGDGDTERLRCARPDFIVKTAEELIPLLTG
- a CDS encoding iron-containing alcohol dehydrogenase codes for the protein MENFVFQNTTKIIFGKNTETQVGMETKAYADRVFLHYGGGSIKRTGLYDRVVASLKAAGVPSAGDVWDFFTGKSRIETALPIGVVLTIPAAGSETSTASVITNDEGALKRDVSAEPLQPKFAILNPELTYTLPAYQTACGVADIMAHVMERYFTKVKGTDLTDRLCEATLRTVIKYAPLALQKPTDYEARAQIMWAGTIAHNALLGTGRIGDWASHLIEHEISGIYDVPHGAGLAVVFPAWMRYVYQEDVNIFARFAVRVWDIEPDFAAPESTALAGIERLKDFFRGLGLPVTLEELQVGTDRLAEMAAKCARNGPIGNFKRLNEKDVYAIYRLASAEKNGGS
- a CDS encoding RsmB/NOP family class I SAM-dependent RNA methyltransferase, encoding MKLPEEFKQKMQCLMGQEEYEIFMRELRRKVMIQSLRVNTKKITVAEFLRIFPYELTPVPWCAEGFYLPKGFKASMHPYYYAGLYYLQDPSAMLPVVALAPRPGERILDLCSAPGGKATQIGAATTDRSFLVLNDINPKRTKALLKNVENFGLTNMVVTNNQPQELAAVFSGYFDRVLVDAPCSGEGMFRREPRLMIAWRRDYHPKVCTPIQAELLNYAAQMVAPGGRLVYSTCTFSPEENELQVKNFLARHPDFDLVGIDLAGVSPGRAEWAGDEQLKKTGRIWPHLSRGEGQFAAILVKTTTGTRGEGGRFVHAEPAAASLKPFWDFCAEVGITPPTGRFFQKGDDLLLLPPELPDLSGLNVVRLGLFLGEVRHDQFIPAHPLALALERQQAERQLELAPNGAEVIKYLKGDTLLATEATPPGNGWLLVTTGGFPLGWAKRVGNLVKNYYPPAWRIK
- a CDS encoding pseudouridine synthase — protein: MGKRQRLDKILSHTGFGSRREVRDLLRARRVMVNGQVVTGGELGIDPEQDLVLVDGQPVQYREFTYLMLNKPAGYLTATRDRYAPTVLDLVPERWRARRLAPVGRLDKDTEGLLLLTNDGALAHRLLAPNSRIPKTYLVRVDKPVTPAELETLATGVVLDDGYRTLPAQARSVNSENTELELTLFEGKYHQVKRMLKAVGKQVLYLQRRTMGPLVLDPDLPLGVCRELTAEEIGRLKNV